A segment of the Acidobacteriota bacterium genome:
ATCTGTTCGTCGAGGCTTCGGTGAGCACTCGGGGGCCGTGGGTGAACGAGTCGGTGCTCGTCGAGTACCGGTTGTTCACGCGGGTGGACGTCGAATCGTACGGCATCACGCGGCTACCCGCCACGACCGGCTTCTGGGTCGAGGAGATTGCCGTCCCGCGGGCGCCGCGCGTGGAGCAGGCGGTACGGGGCGGGGTGCAGTATGCGACCACCGTCGTACGCCGCGCGGCGCTGTTTCCGACCGGCGCCGGCTCGCGCACCATCGAGCCGCTGGCGCTCGAGGCGCAGGTGCGGGTCCGTTCCCGCCGGTTCTTCAGCGATCCCTTCGGTTTCGGCGATCCCTTCGGCGGCGGGCTGTTCGGCCGCAGCGTGCCGGTGCCGGTGCAGTCCGAGGCGATCGAGATCGAGGTGCGGCCGCTGCCTCCCGCGGGCCGCCCGGACGCCTTCAGCGGCCTGGTCGGCAGCGTGGACGTCACGGCCTCGCTGGATCCGACGGCGGCGGCGACCAACGAGGCGCTCACCTTCCGGCTCGCCGTGCGCGGTGCAGGCAACCTGCGGGCGCTCACCGACCCCGAGGTGTCGTTTCCGCCGGATTTCGACGTGTATCCCCCGGATGTGAGCGAAGAGATCGACGCCGGCGCGGGCGGTGTGAGCGGGGTCAAGCGCTACGAGTACGTCCTGGTTCCCCGCGCTCCCGGCTCGCACGTCATTCCCGCCGTGGAGCTGCCCTACTTCGATGCGGCCGGCGGCCGTTACGCGGTTGCCGCGTCGAATCCCGTCGCGGTGGAGGTGACGGGCGACGCGGCGGCCGGCGGTCCGGCCCTCATCGGAAGTGGCAGGGCGCCGCTGGAGACGGCGCGTGAGGATATCCGGTTCATACGCGTCGCGACCTCGGCGTTCGTGCCGATCGACCGGCAACTGTTCGGGAGCGGCGTCTTCTGGATCCTGCTCCTGGTGCCGCTTCTCGGTTTCGCGGGCGCGCTCGCGCTGCGCCGCCACCGCGACCGTCTGGAGGGGAACGTCGCTTACGCCCGCCGGCGGCGGGCGTCGCGCACGGCGCGCTCGCGGCTGGCCCAGGCCCGGACGCTCCGCGCTCCGGAGCAGCACCAGGCGTTCGTCGCCGGTATCAGCCAGGCGCTGCTCGGCTTTCTGGGCGACTCGCTGAACGTCGCCGAGGCCGGGCTGGTGCGCGACGACATCCGGCGTGCGCTGGCGGCGCGCGGCGTGCCCGACGACGTCGTCGAGCGCTACCTGGCGTGTCTCGACAAGTGCGACCAGCGGCGGTTCGCGCCGCCGGCGGCGGGGGACGACGGCGACGGCGCGGCGGCCGCCCTGCTCGCAGAAGCCGAGCGGGCGATGACCGCGTTGGGGGAAGCGCTGCGATGACGAGGCGCATCGAGCTCTCGCGCGCCGTCGGCGCGGCGCTGCTGCTCGTGGCCTGCTCGGCGCCGCTCGCGGCGCAGGAGGCGTTCTTCGAGGAGGGGAACCGTCTGTACCAGGAGGGTGACTTCGCCGGCGCGGTCGCGCTGTACGAGCGGATCCTGGAGACCGGGGTCGAGAGCGGCGAGTTGCACTACAACCTCGGCAATGCGTGGTTCCGCCTGGGCGAGATGGGCCCGGCCGTGCTCCACTACGAGCGCGCGAGGCGGATGATGCCGCGCGACGACGACCTGCGCGCGAACCTGGAGCTGGCGCGCTCGCTGACGGTGGACGAGATCACGCCGCTGCCGGGCTTCTGGTTGTTGCGCGTCGCCCGCTGGTGGATCGACCTGCTGTCCCGCCCGGTGCTGCTGGCCGTCGTGACGCTGACCTGGCTGACGGCGATGGGCGCGTTGATCGTCGCCGTCGCGGGGCGGGCCGAATCTCTCCTGGCCTGGTCGCGGCGTGTCGCGGCGGTGGCCGGAGGCTTGACGCTCGTCTTCGGCCTGAGCCTCATGGCGCGCGAGCTCGGCGTGGGCCGGCCCGACGAGGCGGTTATCATGGCGGCGGCGGCGGCGGTGCACAGCGCGCCGTCCGACGACCGGGAGTTGCTGATCTTCACCGTGCACGAGGGGACCCGCGTGCGGGTCGAGCGGCGCAGCGACGCGTGGGTCGAGATCGTCCTGGAGGACGGCAGGGTCGGATGGGTGCGCAGCGGCCAGCTCGTGCTCATCTGATCGAACGCCGGAAAGAAGGAGCCCGGACAATGAGAGACGCACGACCTCGCCCGCGCGCCGGCCGGCTCGTCCTGCCCTTCGCGGCATTGTCGATCCTGCCGGCGATCGTCGCGGCCGCCTGCGCGCCCGGCCCGCTTCCACCCCCGCCCGCGCATCGGATTGCCGCGCCGCTGCCTTCGGCCGGACAGCCGCAGCGGGCCCTGCCGCCGATCCCGGCCGATCTGCGGCCGGACGAGCGGGCGACGGTCGAGCTGTTCGAGCGCACCAGCCCGTCGGTGGTCTACATCACCACGCTCGCCAGGCGCACGGACTGGTTCGGGCGTCCCATGGGCGGCGAGGTGCCGCAGGGCACCGGGACCGGCTTCGTCTGGGACGATGACGGGCACGTGATCACCAATGCCCACGTGGTACGGGGCGCAGAGGCCGTCGAGGTCGTCATGTCCGACCAGACCACCTACGATGCCGAGTGGGTCGGCGGGTCGGCGTCCCACGATCTGGCCGTGCTGCGCATCGAGGCGCCGGCGCTGCGCCCCGTGACCATCGGCGCCAGCGACCGGTTGCGGGTGGGGCAGAGGGTCTATGCCATCGGCAACCCCTTCGGTCTGAGCGCAACGCTCACCACGGGAATCGTGTCGGCCCTCGGGCGGCGTATCGAAGGACTCGACGGGACGCCCATCGAGGACGTGATCCAGACCGACGCGGCAATCAACACGGGCAACTCGGGTGGACCGCTGCTGGACAGCGGGGGGCGCCTGATAGGCGTCAACACGCAGATCGCCAGCCCGTCGGGGGCGTCGGCGGGCGTCGGCTTCGCCGTGCCGGTCAACACGGTAAGTCGGGTCGTGCCGCAGATCATCGACACCGGCGAATACACGCCTCCCCGGCTCGGGATCAGGATGGACGGGCGTGGCTACCTGAGTCGCTACGTTCTCGGGCGGCTGCGCGCCAGCGGCGTGCTGGTGGTCGGGACGGAACGCGGCGGCGGCGCCGCGGCAGCCGGGTTGCGCGGCACGGAGCTGTCCCGCAACGGCCGGCAGGTCACGCAGGTCGGCGACGTCATCCAGGCCGTCGACGGCGAGCGGATCAGATCGCAGGGAGAATTGCGGGCCGTCCTCGACCGGTACAGTCCCGGCGACGACGTGACGGTGACGATCCTGCGCGACGGCGACACGCTCGACGTCGTCGTGCCCCTCTCCTAGAAGCGCGGTCCGGTTGCCGTCAGATTGCGGACTCCGCAGGCGGGATCGGCTTGCGCTTGGTATTGCGCGCCGAGAGCGAGTCGAGGAGCTTGCGCAACAGCGGCGCCAGCCGCGTGCGCTCCTCGGCGGTGAGGGCTTCCCGCAGCAGCTCCCCCTGGTTCCGCAGGTACGCCGCGGTCACGCGATCCACCAGCTCGCGGCCGCTTGTGGTGAGTTCCAGGAAGACGCCGCGCCGGTCGTCCGGGTTGGGCGCGCGCACCACCCAACCCGCGGCCTCGAGCCGGTCGATCCGGTTGGTCAATCCCCCCGACGTCACCATCAGCGGCTGCAGCAGGGTGCGCGGGGCGGCGCGGCTCTCGGGGGCGGTGCGGATGGCGGCGAGCAACTGGAACTCGACGTCGGTCAGGTTGTATTCCTGCAGCACCGCGGCGGCGTCCTCGTCGATCGCACGGGCCAGACGCGACAGGCGGGCGATGATCTGCAGCGACGAGGCGTCGAGGTCGGGGCGCTCGCGCTCCCAGCGCTCGATCATCACCTCGACCGGTCCGCGGTCCATGCACGGAGTGTAGCGTCATCTGTCTTTTGGTCAAGACTCTTGACACGGACACAGATGGACGGGAATACTTCGACGTCGACTGCGTCACTCTACTCATACCGAGGTGTCCGATGCCTGCACCCGCGACTCTCGTGAATCGCGTCGTCGTCCTCGCTCCGCTCCTGGCGTTCGCGATTGCTGCGCCGGCCCCGGCGGCTGCGCAGACCGATGACCTGGAGACCTTCCGGGGCACGACCACCGGCGCCGTGAGCACCGAAGGGGTGGAGTTGCGGATTAACGTCCTCCGCTGGACCGGCGACGAGGATCGGGGCACGGTCCTGTCGCTGATCACGCCGGCGGCCGGGCAGACCGCCGGGGAGGGTGAGGACCTCGAGAGCGCGTTGCAGGATCTGCCGACGGTGGGGTTCATCTGGACGGGCGGCAGCCTGGGCTACGCCCTGAAGTACGCGCACCGCACCGAGGACGACGATGGCGGCGAGCGCATCGTCCTGGTGACCGACCGCCCCCTCGGAAGGTGGGATCGCAACGGACCGTGGGCGGGCAGCGACGGCTCGGGTCCTGCGGCGGCCGCCTTCACCGTGGTCGAGTTGCACCTCGACGCGGAGGACCAGGGCGAAGGCAAGATGTCGGTAGGCGCGCCGATCGAATTCAATCCGCCGGCCGGAACCGTCGGGTTGGCCGACTACGCGTCGGCGGCGGTGCACCTGAGCAACGTCTACCGCGAGCCGCCGCCGTACTCGGCGCGGTGATCGACCGTCGGCCTTGGCCGATTTGCTCCGCACCGGTCCAACGTCTCTGCGTCGGGGGACCAGCGCCGGGTCGTTTGCCAGGGCCTCGGTCGGCCAGGCTGCGAAGAGCGGCGTGCCACTTCAACCGGTGCGCGCCGCGTACGGCGGCGCCTCGTCGCGTACGCGCACGCTGGCGCGCCGGCGGCGGCGCACGATGCGGGCGACGGCTGACGTCCACTCGTCGATTGTCACACTCAGGCGCACTCCATCCACGGCCTCGCAGATGTCGTCCGGCGTGAGGCCGCCGAGAACCTCGGAGGCCGCGAGTTCGCGCGGCATCGTCCCGGGCCGGAGGGCAAGGAACTCCACTCGCAGGTCGCGGGTGCCCTTGCGGCCGTGCAGCCGCCAGAGCTCGCGCACTCCCAAGTCTGCGTAGCGTCCGATCCTGCTCTCGTCGCCGTGCGTGATCTCGGCTTCGACCACGAGGTCGAGCGGAGTCCGTTCCAGGAAGGCGTCCGCCGCGGCTTCGCCCTCGGCGAGGGCGTTGCGGTATGCCCTCGCTCGCTCGCCGAGGTAGAAGGCGCAGTCCGGCTCCATTCCCGTGTCCGGCGGATCGTCGGGTGCACGGAGACGGGTATGCCGGAGATCTCTGGCGGCGCCGGTGATCGCGTTTCCCGCGGCGTCCACGATACGGGCGAGGATGTCGGTGAGATCCTCGTGCAGCCGCGAGGGCGTCATCAGGGTGATGAGCCCCCGTAGCGGATCGAGGCACACACGCGAGAACGACCGGTTCCAGTCGATGCCGGCGAGCGCGGCGATAGTTCCGGCGTCGGCGCGCAGCACGTGGATCGTGGACCCGAGCGGCCCGGTTTGCATCGTGTTCTCCCGGCCGGCCGCGACCCGTTCGTCATGCTCCGCCATGTGTTCACGATAGCACGCCGCGGAGGGGACGGAAGCCACCCGTGCGGTGGCTTTCGCAGCCCTCGTCCCCCGCCAGTGTCGGACACTGCGGGAAGGATTGATTCTGGATGCCCGCAGTGCTTAAACTGGAATCAGTATCTCCACTTTCCAACTCATAATGGAACTTATAGGTCGATTTCTTAAGGTTCCGAACCAGAGCTGCTTCTTGTTCGGCCCCCGTGGAACGGGGAAATCCACGTGGTTGCACGACCGAATCCCCGACGCCCTGTTCGTCGACCTGCTCGATCCATCGACTCACCGCAACCTGAGTGCCCGCCCCGAGCGCCTGCGAGAACTGCTCGCAGGCGCACCCGGAAGAGAGACGGTGGTCATCGACGAGATCCAGCGCGTGCCGGAGCTGCTCACGGTTGTTCATGCAGTCATGGAGGAGCCGTCGCCGCCGCGCTTCATCCTGACAGGATCGAGCGCCCGGAAGCTGCGACGCGGCGGCGTGGACCTGCTCGGTGGCCGGGCCGTTCAACGCACGCTGCATCCGTTCATGGCGGCCGAGCTGCCGGGATTCGACCTTCAGCGGGCATTGCGATTCGGCCTGGTACCCCTCGTGGTCGGCGCTTTCGATCCCGCGGAGGTCCTGGCCGGCTACGCGAGCCTGTACCTCGACCAGGAAGTGCGGGCGGAGGGCCTGACTCGCAACGTCGGGAGCTTCACCCGCTTTCTGGAGGCGATCAGCTTCTCCCACGGCGCGCAGCTCAACGCTTCGGCGGTCGCCCGCGAGTGCGAGGTCGAGCGGAAGGTCGTCGCCGGATACGTCGGCATTCTGGAGGACCTGCTGCTGGCGTTCCGGCTGCCGGTCTTCCGGAAACGGGCTAAGCGCGCGACCGTGAGGCACGACAAGCTCTACCTGTTCGACGCTGGCGTGTTCCGGTCGCTGCGCCCGAAGGGGCCGCTGGACCGTCCCGAGGAGATCGACGGGCAGGCGCTGGAAGGACTGGTGGCCCAGCATCTTCGGGCTTGGGTAGCGTATTCCGGACGCGACGCGAAGCTCTTCTTCTGGCGGACGCGGGCGGGTGCGGAGGTCGACTTCGTCGTCTATGGGGAAGCGGGCGTACAGGCGTTCGAGGTCAAGAACGCGGCCAGGGTGCATTCCACGGATCTGCGGTCGCTGCGGGCATTCCGCGACGACTACCCGGAGGCCGAGACCGCGGTGCTCTACCGCGGCCGAGAGCGTCTGCGGATCAACGGTGTCTGGTGTCTGCCGGTCGAGGAGTTCCTGCGGCGCGTGTTGCCGGATCGAGGGCTGCTGGCCTGGTTGTGATCTGTTTCGTTCGGTCGTCGCGCAGCGCTCGTCGGGTATGTGACCCAGTCGGTAATAGCCATTGAAGCTTCGGCGAGTCGAGCGTCGTGTGCTCATAAGGCCCGGTTCGCATCGACGTCGAAACCGGCAGTCTGGAGCTCCTTGACGAGCGTCAACTTCCACGCACCAGGCTCGTCCAACGTAATGTACACGACACCCGAGTAGTCGGAGGGAATGTCTACCTCGCCCTTGGTCAGCGCGCAGACTCCTTTCCGACCGAGCTTGCCTATGAAGTAGCCGAGTTCGAAGATCACGTTCTGTCTGGCTCGATGCGTCGGAAGTTCACCCTCAAGCGACCCGGTATCGTCAGGTGTCAGCAACGCAATGGCGAACTTGACGTGCGCATATTTCTCGAATTTCTCGATGATTGTCTGTCCGTGACTCGGCTGCTCGCCCAACACCACCGCTTCAAGTGTCAATTGCTCGAGAAATCTCGCCACGGTTTGCGTGGCACCGTCATCGCGGCCGTGAACAAGAAACACCTCATGGCCCATTACTAATCGTTCCTGCTGGCTCCGAGCAGGGGGCTTGGACTGATCATCGCTCGGCCAATATTCCGTGACTTCGTCAATCATCGATGCGAGGACAGAAGCAGCAGACACCAAGCC
Coding sequences within it:
- a CDS encoding tetratricopeptide repeat protein, producing MTRRIELSRAVGAALLLVACSAPLAAQEAFFEEGNRLYQEGDFAGAVALYERILETGVESGELHYNLGNAWFRLGEMGPAVLHYERARRMMPRDDDLRANLELARSLTVDEITPLPGFWLLRVARWWIDLLSRPVLLAVVTLTWLTAMGALIVAVAGRAESLLAWSRRVAAVAGGLTLVFGLSLMARELGVGRPDEAVIMAAAAAVHSAPSDDRELLIFTVHEGTRVRVERRSDAWVEIVLEDGRVGWVRSGQLVLI
- a CDS encoding MarR family transcriptional regulator gives rise to the protein MDRGPVEVMIERWERERPDLDASSLQIIARLSRLARAIDEDAAAVLQEYNLTDVEFQLLAAIRTAPESRAAPRTLLQPLMVTSGGLTNRIDRLEAAGWVVRAPNPDDRRGVFLELTTSGRELVDRVTAAYLRNQGELLREALTAEERTRLAPLLRKLLDSLSARNTKRKPIPPAESAI
- a CDS encoding trypsin-like serine protease encodes the protein MRDARPRPRAGRLVLPFAALSILPAIVAAACAPGPLPPPPAHRIAAPLPSAGQPQRALPPIPADLRPDERATVELFERTSPSVVYITTLARRTDWFGRPMGGEVPQGTGTGFVWDDDGHVITNAHVVRGAEAVEVVMSDQTTYDAEWVGGSASHDLAVLRIEAPALRPVTIGASDRLRVGQRVYAIGNPFGLSATLTTGIVSALGRRIEGLDGTPIEDVIQTDAAINTGNSGGPLLDSGGRLIGVNTQIASPSGASAGVGFAVPVNTVSRVVPQIIDTGEYTPPRLGIRMDGRGYLSRYVLGRLRASGVLVVGTERGGGAAAAGLRGTELSRNGRQVTQVGDVIQAVDGERIRSQGELRAVLDRYSPGDDVTVTILRDGDTLDVVVPLS
- a CDS encoding ATP-binding protein — protein: MELIGRFLKVPNQSCFLFGPRGTGKSTWLHDRIPDALFVDLLDPSTHRNLSARPERLRELLAGAPGRETVVIDEIQRVPELLTVVHAVMEEPSPPRFILTGSSARKLRRGGVDLLGGRAVQRTLHPFMAAELPGFDLQRALRFGLVPLVVGAFDPAEVLAGYASLYLDQEVRAEGLTRNVGSFTRFLEAISFSHGAQLNASAVARECEVERKVVAGYVGILEDLLLAFRLPVFRKRAKRATVRHDKLYLFDAGVFRSLRPKGPLDRPEEIDGQALEGLVAQHLRAWVAYSGRDAKLFFWRTRAGAEVDFVVYGEAGVQAFEVKNAARVHSTDLRSLRAFRDDYPEAETAVLYRGRERLRINGVWCLPVEEFLRRVLPDRGLLAWL
- a CDS encoding protein BatD, with the protein product MVKTMQVKGTPACILTGSVLVLLVLGAAASTAAQGVEVRAYLDRAEVDVDGRFTLNVEVSGAGRPNEEPRLPDLSDFAAYEGVGTQTSMQFVNGRTSTSLTYQYRFRAIAEGTHRIGPVRVRAGGEDHATEPLAIRVTPAGTASAQSAPDASRNGVDIGPEDLFVEASVSTRGPWVNESVLVEYRLFTRVDVESYGITRLPATTGFWVEEIAVPRAPRVEQAVRGGVQYATTVVRRAALFPTGAGSRTIEPLALEAQVRVRSRRFFSDPFGFGDPFGGGLFGRSVPVPVQSEAIEIEVRPLPPAGRPDAFSGLVGSVDVTASLDPTAAATNEALTFRLAVRGAGNLRALTDPEVSFPPDFDVYPPDVSEEIDAGAGGVSGVKRYEYVLVPRAPGSHVIPAVELPYFDAAGGRYAVAASNPVAVEVTGDAAAGGPALIGSGRAPLETAREDIRFIRVATSAFVPIDRQLFGSGVFWILLLVPLLGFAGALALRRHRDRLEGNVAYARRRRASRTARSRLAQARTLRAPEQHQAFVAGISQALLGFLGDSLNVAEAGLVRDDIRRALAARGVPDDVVERYLACLDKCDQRRFAPPAAGDDGDGAAAALLAEAERAMTALGEALR